CCTGGAGGTAGAGGCGGGAGACGGACGGTGAGCGCATGGACAAGAGGGCGAAGCCGCGGTCGTGGCGGGCGTAGACGAGCTCGTCGTGCGAGGGCGGCACGTCGGCGAGGATGCCGAGCCAGCCGAAGGGGTACGTCCGTTCGAAGACCTGGGTCAGTTCGTCCGGGATCGCCTTGCGGGCCACGCCCCAGAAGCCGTCGCAGCCGACGACGTACTCGCACTCCAGGACGTCCTCGCGGCCCTCGTGCCGGAAGCGGACGCGCGGGGCGTCGGTGCCGGCGTCCTCCACGGCCAGCGCCTCCGCCTCGAACAGCAGCGGGCCGCCCTCGGCGAGCTGGAGGGCGATGAGGTCCTTGCAGACCTCGGTCTGGGCGTAGACCATCACGGAGCGGCCGCCGGTGAGGGCGGGGAAGTCGACGCGGTGGCGCCTGCGGTCGAAGCGCAGTTCGATGCCGTCGTGGCGCAGCCCCTCGCGGTCCATGCGCTCCCCGGCACCGGCCGCGCGCAGTACATCCGCCGTGCCCTGCTCCAGGATCCCGGCGCGCTGCCGCCGCTCGACGTAGGCGCGGTCGCGGCTCTCCAGGACGACCGAGTCGATGCCGGCGTTGTGGAGCAGCCGGGCGAGGAGGAGGCCGGCGGGGCCGGCTCCGATGATGCCGACGGTGGTGCGCATCGGACGCCTCTTCTCATCCGTTCGTGTGGTGAAATTTTCTTCACCGTTGTGGGATGTGAGTCTCTGACGGCATGCGACCGCTGTCAACGGGCACGCCGCGAACTTCTCAATGGACCACACAGGGATCGGAAGGTGCCCGGAGCCGGACTCGAACCGGCACGCCCGCGAAGGGGCAGCGAGGTTTAAGCTCGCCGTGTCTGCATTCCACCATCCGGGCAGGCCATGGGCTCCGCATCGAGGTTCCGAGACTATCGGGACGGGTCCCCCGAACAGCGGGCGGGCGGACCGATGTTGTCTTATTTTATTGACGTCTGAGGGTGCATCAGCACACGGAACGCGCCATCAGCACTTGCCAGTAGCCTTGCGTGCGGCCGTCGGCGGCGCATGCGGAATGACGGAATTTCACCGTCTGAACAAGGGCACCCCACCTGTTCTCGACACCTGGCCCACCCGTTTCCGGCATGTGGACCACTCGATCCCCCGACGCCCGGCCCCCTCAGGGGCGTTCGTCATCCCCAGGTATGACACCGCCCCTCCCGGTCAGACCGCAGTCGGCCCCCGGAACCGGAACAACGGGTGACTCCACGGCGGCGTAGGACCCGGACGATGGAACAAGTCCCTCCCAGAACACAGCCGTCCGACAGGAGTGCCATCCCGTGACCACCGCACCGCTCACCGACCGGGCCACCACCGTGGCCGCGCGCGCCACGGATCTGTCGAAGATCTACGGACAGGGTGAGACCCGGGTGGTCGCCCTGGACCGGGTCTCCGTCGACTTCCGGCAGGCCGAGTTCACCGCGATCATGGGCCCCTCCGGCTCCGGCAAGTCGACCCTGATGCACTGTGTGGCCGGTCTGGACACCTTCTCCTCCGGGTCGGTGCGCATCGGCGACACCGAGCTCGGCTCCCTGAAGGACAAGCAGCTGACCAAGCTGCGCCGGGACAAGATCGGCTTCATCTTCCAGGCGTTCAACCTGCTGCCGACCCTGACGGCTCTGGAGAACATCACCCTCCCGATGGACATCGCGGGCCGCAAACCGGACAAGCAGTGGCTGGACTCCGTGATCCGGATGGTCGGTCTGGCGGACCGGCTCGGCCACCGGCCCGCCCAGCTGTCGGGCGGTCAGCAGCAGCGCGTCGCCGTGGCGCGGGCGCTGGCCTCCAGGCCCGAGATCATCTTCGGTGACGAGCCCACCGGAAACCTCGACTCGCGTTCCGGCGCCGAGGTGCTGGGCTTCCTGCGCAACTCCGTGCGGGAGCTGGGCCAGACGGTGGTGATGGTGACCCACGACCCGGTGGCCGCGGCCTACGCGGACCGGGTGATCTTCCTCGCGGACGGGCGGATCGTCGACGAGATGTACCGGCCGACGGCCGAGTCGGTCCTCGATCGCATGAAGGCGTTCGACGCCAAGGGCCGCACCAGCTGATCCCCCGTCAGGACCGACAGATCTGAGAAGAAGAACCCATGTTCCGTACCGCCTTGCGCAACGTGCTCGCGCACAAGGCCCGGCTCCTGATGACCGTGCTCGCCGTGATGCTCGGCGTGGCCTTCGTGTCGGGGACCCTGGTCTTCACCAACACCATCTCCGACGCCTTCCAGAAGAGTTCGGCCAAGGGCTTCGACCAGGTCGACGTCGCCGTCACAGCGGACTCCCGGGCCGCCGAGGGCGACCAGGTCGGCAAGGCCCACGACCTGACCCGGGCGGAGCTCGACAAGAGCGAGCGCGTTCCCGGAGCCGCGTCCGCCATCGGCGTCGTGCAGGGCTTCACCGCCATCGCCGACAAGGACGGCAAGCTCATCGGCGACGGTTTCCAGTCGCAGGGCGGCAACTACTGGGGCACCAAGGACCCTCGCTACCCCCTGGTCAGCGGGCACGCCCCCAAGGGCCGCGGCGAGATCCTCATCGACTCCGAGACGGCCGAGCGCGCCGGCTACGAGGTCGGCGACACCGTGCGCATGTCGGTCGACGGGCCGGTCCTGACCCCGAGGATCACCGGCATCTTCACCACCGACGACGGCAACGTCGCGGCCGGCGGCAGCCTCACCCTGTTCGACACGGCGACCGCGCAGAAGCTGTTCGGCAAGGCGGGCACCTACGACCAGATCGACGTCAAGGCGAAGGCGGGCGTCACGCAGGCCGCGCTGAAGGCGGAGCTGGACAAGGCGCTGCCCGGGGACCGCGTGGAGACCACGACCGGCAAGCAGCTCGCCGACGACCAGGCGCGGATGATCTCGGAGTCGATGAGCGGCATGCAGACGGCCTTGCTGGTCTTCGCCGGCATCGCCCTGTTCGTCGGCACGTTCATCATCGCCAACACCTTCACCATGCTGGTCGCCCAGCGCACCAAGGAGCTGGCGCTGATGCGGGCGGTCGGCGCCTCCCGCCGGCAGGTGACACGGTCGGTGCTCATCGAGGCGTTCGTGGTCGGCGCGGTCGCGGCCGTGGCCGGACTGGTCGCGGGCATCGGCATCGGAGCCGGACTGCGCTCCCTGATGGGGACGTTCGACGCGACCGTGCCGGACGGACCGCTGATCATCAAGCCCGCCACGATCCTCACCGCGCTCGCGGTCGGCATCCTGGTCACCATGCTGGCGGCGTGGCTGCCGGGCCGCCGGGCCGCGAAGATCCCGCCGGTGGCGGCCATGAACAGCGTGCACGCCAAGGCCACGACCAAGTCGCTGGTGCTGCGCAACACGCTGGGCGCCCTGTTCTCGGCCGCGGGCGTCGCGGTGGTCCTGGTGGCCACGACGATGGACGGCTCCGACGGCCAGATGCCCATGGGTCTCGGCGCGGTGCTGCTGATCATCGGCGTGTTCATCCTGACCCCGCTGCTGTCCCGCCCGCTGATCGCCGCCGCGGCGCCCGTGCTGCGCGCCTTCGGCGTGTCCGGCAAGCTGGCCCGGCAGAACTCGGTGCGCAACCCGCGCCGTACGGCCGCCACCGCCTCCGCGCTGATGATCGGCCTGACCCTGATCACCGGCATGACGGTGATGGCGGGCAGCCTCCAGCAGGCCATCGAGAAGATGGCGTCGTCGTCGATCAAGGCGGACTACGTGGTGTCCATGGCGAACGGCAACCCGCTGTCGCCGGACGTCGAGAAGAAGCTGGCGCGGACCGACGGCGTCACCGCCACCAGCCCGATACGCAACGCCGTCTCCCGGATCGACGGCCGGACCGAGTACCTGACCGGCGTCAACGGCGCCGCGATCGGCGAGCTGGCCGGCCCGAAGGTCGACGCCGGTTCCTTCAAGGTCGGCGGCACCCAGGTCGTCGTCGACAGCGAGACCGCGAAGTCCTACGGCTGGAAGGCCGGTTCCGCCTTCACCGTCTCCTACGAGGACGGCAAGAAGCAGCAGCTGACGGTCGCCGGGACGTACGAGAGCAACGACTTCCTGCGCGGCATCCTGCTCGACCAGGCGACCCTCGCTCCGCACAAGTCGGACCCGTACAACATGAAGGTCATGGTGAAGACCGCGGGCGGCACGTCCGGCGCGACGCAGGACAAGCTGGAGAAGGCCCTCGGCACCAACCCGGCCATCAAGGTCCAGGACAAGAAGGACATCTCCAACGAGATCGCACAGATGTTCACGCTGATGCTGAACATGGTCTACGGCCTGCTCGCCATGGCGGTGATCGTGGCGGTCCTCGGTGTCGTCAACACCCTGGCCATGTCGGTCTTCGAGCGCTCCCAGGAGATCGGCATGCTGCGGGCGATCGGCCTGGACCGCAAGGGCATCAAGCGCATGGTCCGCCTGGAGTCCCTCGTGATCTCGCTGTTCGGCGCGGTGCTGGGCATCGGACTGGGCGTGTTCTTCGGCTGGGCGGCCGGTGAGCTGCTGGCCACGAGGCTGGCGACCTACGAACTGGTCCTGCCGTGGGCCCGGATGGGCGTCTTCCTGCTGCTGGCCGCGACGGTGGGCGTCCTGGCCGCGCTGTGGCCGGCCCGGCGGGCGGCCCGGCTGAACATGCTGGAGGCGATCAAGGCGGAGTAGCCGGCGCGGGAGGGGCCCCTTTCCCACGGTGGGAAAGGGGCCCTTCGACGTCTCGGTTCCAGGCGCGGGCGGACCCCTGACGCACGCGGCCATGCGGCCATGCGGCCATGCGGGCAGGGTGCGGGAGCCGCTGCGCGGCCCGGAGGGGCATGCGGGGGTCGCGTCGCCCGTTCGGCAGCCCGCGGGCCGCGGCCCCCACGCCCGGGAACCGTCCGCGAGTGCCATCCCGGTGTTCCCTCTCCCCGGCCACCACACCGGACGGCCCCGGTCCCGTCGGCAGGAACCGGGGCCCTTCCGCGTTCAGTTCCAGGTACGGGCGCGCAGCGGCATGCCCGCCTCCCCCGATTCGGGGGTCCGCACGGCCAGGACCTGGTTGACGCCGATGCGGTTGCGTTCGAAGGCGAGGGCGGAGGCGGCCATGTACAGGCGCCAGACGCGGGCCCGGCCGGGGCTGGTGAGCTGGACGGCACGCTGCCAGTCGGCCTCCAGGCGGGCGACCCAGTGCCGCAGGGTGAGGGCGTAGTGCTCGCGGATCGACTCGACGTCGCGCACCTCGAACCCGGCGCGCTCCAGCTGGGCGACGGTGACGCCGATCGGCTGGAGCTCACCGTCGGGGAAGACGTAGGAGTCGATGAACGCGTCGACGTCGTACGCCGTCTCGTCCCGCTGCGGGCGGCGGGCGATCTGGTGGTTGAGCAGCCGCCCGCCGGGCCCCAGCAGACCATGCAGGTCGGTGGCGTAATCCAGGTACCGCTCGGCGCCGACGTGTTCGGCCATGCCGATGGAGGAGATCGCGTCGTAGGGTCCGTCGCGGACGTCGCGGTAGTCCTGGACGCGGATCTCGACCTTGTCGGTGAGGCCCTCGTCGGCGACGCGTTTGCGGGCGTACGCGGCCTGCTCCTGGGAGAGCGTGACGCCGACGACGCTCACGCCGTGCTCGCGGGCGGCGTGGACGGCCATCGAGCCCCAGCCGCAGCCGACGTCGAGCAGCCGCTGACCGGGTCTCAGTCCGAGCTTGCGGCAGACCAGTTCGAGCTTGTCGTGCTGGGCCTGTTCGAGGGTGCTGCCGGGGCTCGGCCAGTAGGCGCAGGAGTACACCATGGAGGGGCCGAGGACGATCTCGTAGAAGTCGTTGCCGACGTCGTAGTGGTGGCTGATGGCGCGTCTGTCGGTGCGCTTGGTGTGCAGGTTGCGGCGGGGCCGACGGGCCTCCTCGCGGGGCGGGGCGGGCGGCAGCGGGCTCCCGGCGAGCTTGACGAGCCCGCGTACGGCGGCGCGGAACTCGGGGTCGCGCAGGGCCTGGGCGAGGGTGCGGGCGTCCTCGCCGCGCTCCCAGATGTGACCGGCCAGCAGGTCGAGGGTGGTGTAGAGGTCGCCGTCGATGTCGAGATCGCCCGCCACCCAGGCCCGGGCCAGGCCGAGTTCGCCCGGCCTCCACAGCAGGCGGCGCAGGGCGCGGCGGTTGCGTACGACCAGGGCCGGCGCGCCCGGCGGGCCCGCCTCCGAACCGTCCCAGGCGCGGATGCGCACGGGTGGCGGTGCTCCCAGCACCTGTGCGAAGAGGCCCTGCAGCCGCGGCGCGGCGTCTGCCATGGTGTACACCTCCGTGACGGAGAATCCCGGAATGTCCGACACCACGTAAACACCTGCGGGGCCATGGCGCAGTCCCCGGCACGCGTCACGTCTGGGCAAAACCACTACCCAGGGGGAACGCCGCGGGAAACGCCGAAGGACCTCCCGCACCACGGATGGCGGGAGGTCCTTCGTCAAGCGGGGGAGCGACCGGAGGTCAGGAGGCCTTGGCCTTCTCCTCGGTCTTCTCCTTGGCCTTCGCCTCGGTCTTCTCCTTCGGCGCGGAGGCGACCGGGGCCGGCTTCGCGGCCTCGTAGAACTCCTCGCGCGGCGTCTCGATGGCGCCGAGCGAGACGACCTCGCGCTTGAGGAACATGCCGAGCGTCCAGTCGGCGAAGACGCGGATCTTGCGGTTCCAGGTCGGCATCGCCATGCCGTGGTAGCCACGGTGCATGTACCAGGCGAGACGGCCCTTGAGCTTGATCTTCATCTTGCCCATGACGATCATCGCGACGCCCTTGTGGAGGCCGAGACCGGCCACCGCTCCCTTGTTGGCGTGGGAGTAGTCCTTCTGCGGGAAGCCCCGCATGCCGGACAGGACGTTGTCGCCGAGGACCCGGGCCTGACGCAGCGCGTGCTGCGCGTTCGGCGGGCACCAGGCGTTCTCGTTGCCCGCCTTGCGGCCGACGAGGTCCGGGACCTGGGCGTTGTCGCCCGCGGCCCAGATGTAGTCGGTGCCCTTGACCTGGAGCGTGGTCTCGCAGTCGACGTGGCCGCGGGGCCCGAGGGGCAGGCCGTAGCGGGAGAGGACCGGGTTGGGCTTGACGCCGGCGGTCCAGACGATCGTGTTGGAGTCGACCTCGAGGCCGTTCTTCAGCACCACGTGGCCGTCGACGCA
This region of Streptomyces caelestis genomic DNA includes:
- a CDS encoding 4-hydroxybenzoate 3-monooxygenase gives rise to the protein MRTTVGIIGAGPAGLLLARLLHNAGIDSVVLESRDRAYVERRQRAGILEQGTADVLRAAGAGERMDREGLRHDGIELRFDRRRHRVDFPALTGGRSVMVYAQTEVCKDLIALQLAEGGPLLFEAEALAVEDAGTDAPRVRFRHEGREDVLECEYVVGCDGFWGVARKAIPDELTQVFERTYPFGWLGILADVPPSHDELVYARHDRGFALLSMRSPSVSRLYLQVPDGTDAGTWSDEAIWDELERRFETADDWRLERGPITQKSVTPMRSYVHEPMRHGRLFLAGDAAHIVPPTGAKGLNLAVGDVVTFARALTHRQETGSPELLDTYSETCLRRIWQAERFSYDMTTLLHRAPGATGFEDRIQLARLERIASSRAAETDLAEGYTGFSFE
- a CDS encoding ABC transporter ATP-binding protein, coding for MTTAPLTDRATTVAARATDLSKIYGQGETRVVALDRVSVDFRQAEFTAIMGPSGSGKSTLMHCVAGLDTFSSGSVRIGDTELGSLKDKQLTKLRRDKIGFIFQAFNLLPTLTALENITLPMDIAGRKPDKQWLDSVIRMVGLADRLGHRPAQLSGGQQQRVAVARALASRPEIIFGDEPTGNLDSRSGAEVLGFLRNSVRELGQTVVMVTHDPVAAAYADRVIFLADGRIVDEMYRPTAESVLDRMKAFDAKGRTS
- a CDS encoding ABC transporter permease codes for the protein MFRTALRNVLAHKARLLMTVLAVMLGVAFVSGTLVFTNTISDAFQKSSAKGFDQVDVAVTADSRAAEGDQVGKAHDLTRAELDKSERVPGAASAIGVVQGFTAIADKDGKLIGDGFQSQGGNYWGTKDPRYPLVSGHAPKGRGEILIDSETAERAGYEVGDTVRMSVDGPVLTPRITGIFTTDDGNVAAGGSLTLFDTATAQKLFGKAGTYDQIDVKAKAGVTQAALKAELDKALPGDRVETTTGKQLADDQARMISESMSGMQTALLVFAGIALFVGTFIIANTFTMLVAQRTKELALMRAVGASRRQVTRSVLIEAFVVGAVAAVAGLVAGIGIGAGLRSLMGTFDATVPDGPLIIKPATILTALAVGILVTMLAAWLPGRRAAKIPPVAAMNSVHAKATTKSLVLRNTLGALFSAAGVAVVLVATTMDGSDGQMPMGLGAVLLIIGVFILTPLLSRPLIAAAAPVLRAFGVSGKLARQNSVRNPRRTAATASALMIGLTLITGMTVMAGSLQQAIEKMASSSIKADYVVSMANGNPLSPDVEKKLARTDGVTATSPIRNAVSRIDGRTEYLTGVNGAAIGELAGPKVDAGSFKVGGTQVVVDSETAKSYGWKAGSAFTVSYEDGKKQQLTVAGTYESNDFLRGILLDQATLAPHKSDPYNMKVMVKTAGGTSGATQDKLEKALGTNPAIKVQDKKDISNEIAQMFTLMLNMVYGLLAMAVIVAVLGVVNTLAMSVFERSQEIGMLRAIGLDRKGIKRMVRLESLVISLFGAVLGIGLGVFFGWAAGELLATRLATYELVLPWARMGVFLLLAATVGVLAALWPARRAARLNMLEAIKAE
- a CDS encoding SAM-dependent methyltransferase: MADAAPRLQGLFAQVLGAPPPVRIRAWDGSEAGPPGAPALVVRNRRALRRLLWRPGELGLARAWVAGDLDIDGDLYTTLDLLAGHIWERGEDARTLAQALRDPEFRAAVRGLVKLAGSPLPPAPPREEARRPRRNLHTKRTDRRAISHHYDVGNDFYEIVLGPSMVYSCAYWPSPGSTLEQAQHDKLELVCRKLGLRPGQRLLDVGCGWGSMAVHAAREHGVSVVGVTLSQEQAAYARKRVADEGLTDKVEIRVQDYRDVRDGPYDAISSIGMAEHVGAERYLDYATDLHGLLGPGGRLLNHQIARRPQRDETAYDVDAFIDSYVFPDGELQPIGVTVAQLERAGFEVRDVESIREHYALTLRHWVARLEADWQRAVQLTSPGRARVWRLYMAASALAFERNRIGVNQVLAVRTPESGEAGMPLRARTWN